Proteins co-encoded in one Arachis hypogaea cultivar Tifrunner chromosome 11, arahy.Tifrunner.gnm2.J5K5, whole genome shotgun sequence genomic window:
- the LOC112722696 gene encoding protein FAR1-RELATED SEQUENCE 5: MPFVSFVGVNHHGQSLLLGCALLSCEEESSFVWLFDCWIRCMGGKLPIGILTDQCKVLRNVIEKSLPMTQYRWCIWHIMKKISAKIGACKQFNEISADITHIVWDSRSKEAFESSWIDFINRFSLHDNNWLAGLYEERDRWVLIFLSNSFWVGMRITQMSESMHAFMKGYLTSKSNLQQFVTQYDNRLANKAQQEYELDVASFNTIIPCATASAIEKQFRLC; this comes from the exons ATGCCTTTTGTCTCATTTGTTGGGGTTAACCACCATGGCCAATCATTGCTACTTGGTTGCGCTCTTCTTTCATGCGAAGAAGAGAGTTCCTTTGTTTGGTTATTTGATTGTTGGATACGATGTATGGGTGGCAAGCTGCCTATTGGCATATTGACGGATCAATGCAAAGTTTTGCGGAATGTCATTGAAAAATCATTGCCAATGACACAATATCGATGGTGTATTTGGCATATCATGAAGAAAATTTCAGCAAAAATAGGAGCATGCAAGCAATTTAACGAGATTAGTGCTGACATTACACATATTGTGTGGGATTCTAGATCTAAGGAAGCATTTGAGAGCTCTTGGATTGATTTTATCAACAGATTCAgtttgcatgataataattggtTAGCAG GTTTGTACGAAGAACGTGACAGGTGGGTCCTTATTTTTCTTAGTAACAGTTTTTGGGTAGGCATGCGTATCACTCAAATGAgtgaaagcatgcatgcatttatgAAGGGCTACCTAACCTCAAAGAGCAACTTGCAACAATTTGTAACACAATATGACAACCGTCTTGCAAATAAAGCTCAACAAGAATATGAATTGGATGTTGCCAGTTTCAATACCATTATCCCTTGTGCAACTGCCTCTGCTATTGAAAAACAGTTTCGGTTGTGCTAA